The following coding sequences lie in one Rutidosis leptorrhynchoides isolate AG116_Rl617_1_P2 chromosome 4, CSIRO_AGI_Rlap_v1, whole genome shotgun sequence genomic window:
- the LOC139845261 gene encoding protein STRICTOSIDINE SYNTHASE-LIKE 13, giving the protein MEEKKRTEYEDNRLQQHLILLIAIAIGLLIMDPFEMSPVGGHDFRPVRHDIAPYDKVMESWPGDNLSRLGDGNLEFVDQVYGPESLEFDPLGNGPYSGLADGRIVKWSGEDRGWVTFALVSQKWSEKLCATGKDSTTYKQWKMEETCGRPLGLRFDKSSGNLYIADAYYGLMVVGPDGGLARPLATEIDGKPILFANDLDIHSNGSIFFTDTSRKYNRVNHFFIMLEGEATGRLLRYDPPTKSTHVVLDGLAFPNGVQLSKDQSFLLFTETTNCRLMKLWIEGDKKGKVELVANLPGFPDNIRINEKGQFWVAIDCCRTKAQETLTNNPWMRSVYFRLPFRMRYLARFMGMKMYSVISLFDEQGKILDVLEDKQGVVMKLVSEVREAKGMLWIGTVAHNHIATLPYP; this is encoded by the exons ATGGAGGAGAAAAAACGAACAGAATACGAAGACAATCGGCTACAACAGCATTTAATTCTTTTGATTGCTATTGCAATAGGGTTACTAATCATGGATCCATTTGAAATGAGCCCAGTTGGTGGACATGATTTTAGACCCGTAAGACATGATATTGCACCGTATGACAAAGTGATGGAGAGTTGGCCAGGTGATAATCTTAGCCGGTTAGGAGATGGAAACTTGGAGTTTGTTGATCAGGTCTATGGACCTGAGTCATTGGAGTTTGACCCGTTAGGAAATGGGCCGTATAGTGGCTTAGCTGATGGTAGGATTGTAAAATGGTCAGGTGAAGATCGAGGATGGGTGACATTCGCTCTTGTTTCGCaaaaatg GTCGGAAAAGTTATGTGCGACAGGAAAAGACTCGACAACATACAAGCAATGGAAAATGGAGGAGACGTGTGGGCGACCGCTTGGACTAAGATTCGACAAAAGTAGTGGAAATTTGTACATAGCTGATGCGTATTACGGACTTATGGTGGTTGGACCTGATGGTGGATTAGCCAGACCATTAGCCACTGAAATCGATGGGAAGCCAATTCTGTTTGCAAATGACCTTGACATTCATAGCAATGGCTCAATCTTCTTCACAGACACCAGCAGAAAGTACAATAGAGT GAACCACTTCTTTATAATGTTGGAAGGAGAGGCAACTGGGAGGCTTCTTAGATATGACCCTCCTACAAAGTCAACCCATGTTGTATTAGATGGTTTAGCCTTCCCAAATGGAGTTCAATTATCTAAGGATCAATCATTTCTTTTATTCACCGAGACTACAAACTGCAG ACTTATGAAATTGTGGATAGAGGGCGACAAGAAGGGTAAAGTCGAGCTAGTGGCAAACTTACCAGGGTTTCCAGATAATATAAGGATAAACGAAAAGGGTCAATTTTGGGTAGCTATTGATTGTTGTAGGACAAAAGCTCAAGAAACCTTGACAAACAACCCTTGGATGAGAAGTGTGTATTTTCGGTTACCATTTCGAATGAGATACTTGGCTCGGTTTATGGGGATGAAAATGTACTCGGTTATATCCCTTTTCGATGAACAAGGAAAAATTTTGGATGTACTTGAAGACAAACAAGGTGTTGTGATGAAACTAGTAAGTGAAGTTAGGGAAGCTAAAGGGATGTTGTGGATTGGCACTGTAGCTCATAATCACATTGCAACTCTGCCATACCCTTGA